In Mangifera indica cultivar Alphonso chromosome 1, CATAS_Mindica_2.1, whole genome shotgun sequence, a single genomic region encodes these proteins:
- the LOC123221363 gene encoding fructose-bisphosphate aldolase 6, cytosolic — MSCFKGKYAEELAKNAAYIGTPGKGILAADESTGTIGKRLSSINVENNETNRRDLRELLFCTPGALQYLSGVILFEETLYQKTAGGKPFVDVLKEGGVLPGIKVDKGTVELAGTNGETTTQGFDDLGKRCAKYYEAGARFAKWRAVLKIGPNEPSELAIHENAYGLARYASICQENGLVPIVEPEILVDGSHDINKCAAVTERVLAACYKALNDHHVMLEGTLLKPNMVTPGSDSPKVAPEVIAEYTVRALQRTVPAAVPAIVFLSGGQSEEEATLNLNAMNKLQGKKPWSLSFSFGRALQQSTLKAWGGKKENVEKAQASFLVRAKANSEATLGAYKGDAKLGEGAAESLHVKDYKY, encoded by the exons ATGTCTTGTTTCAAGGGAAAGTACGCCG AGGAGCTCGCTAAAAATGCTGCCTACATTGGCACCCCTGGAAAGGGTATTCTTGCTGCTGATGAGTCAACTGGCACAATCGGCAAGCGTCTATCCAGCATCAATGTTGAGAACAATGAAACAAACAGGCGTGATCTCCGTGAGCTTCTTTTCTGCACTCCCGGTGCCCTTCAGTACCTCAGTGGAGTCATCCTTTTTGAAGAGACTCTCTATCAGAAGACTGCTGGTG GCAAGCCCTTCGTTGATGTCTTGAAGGAAGGTGGAGTCCTCCCAGGTATCAAGGTTGACAAGGGTACCGTTGAACTTGCTGGAACAAATGGTGAAACCACCACTCAGGGTTTTGATGACCTTGGCAAGCGTTGTGCTAAGTACTATGAAGCTGGTGCTCGCTTTGCTAAGTGGCGTGCTGTTCTGAAGATTGGTCCAAATGAGCCTTCAGAACTTGCCATCCATGAGAATGCCTATGGTTTGGCTAGATACGCCAGCATCTGCCAGGAGAATGGTCTTGTCCCCATTGTTGAGCCAGAGATCCTAGTTGATGGTTCCCATGATATCAACAAGTGTGCAGCCGTGACTGAGCGTGTTCTCGCTGCATGTTACAAGGCTTTGAACGACCACCATGTTATGCTTGAAGGTACCCTTTTGAAGCCCAACATGGTCACCCCTGGATCTGATTCTCCCAAGGTTGCACCAGAGGTGATTGCGGAGTACACTGTGCGAGCCTTGCAGCGCACTGTGCCTGCTGCAGTTCCTGCAATTGTGTTCTTGTCTGGTGGTCAGAGCGAGGAGGAAGCTACCCTCAACCTCAACGCCATGAACAAACTCCAGGGGAAGAAGCCATGGTCACTTTCATTCTCATTCGGACGTGCACTTCAGCAGAGCACTCTCAAGGCTTGGGGAGGAAAGAAGGAGAACGTGGAGAAGGCTCAGGCTTCATTCCTTGTAAGGGCCAAGGCCAACTCAGAGGCCACCCTTGGTGCTTACAAGGGTGATGCTAAGCTTGGTGAGGGCGCTGCAGAGTCTCTCCATGTCAAGGACTACAAATACTAA
- the LOC123221373 gene encoding trihelix transcription factor PTL, with product MEMEDHHNHNHHHNRHDYGGMADLRQLMNGRAAHFPGIPQAAELFQGHRSLTPAPQGHHYDMLMVGRQVSEFMPRGLQDFTTSINNNNNNNNNNNNNSAAVSTPSFSGFEGEAGGSFGGDGGTGRWPRQETLTLLEIRSRLDSKFKEANQKGPLWDEVSRIMSEEHGYQRSGKKCREKFENLYKYYKKTKEGKAGRQDGKNYRFFRQLEALYGDTSNSVSVPETHLVGTSLRFRSATNTCTNQENQELFHSHQKLCDSHSFSNSSEFNSLSSDDNDLSTMENDSTEKRRKKSGRRSWKMKIKEFIDSQMRKLMERQESWLEKLTTTLEQKEQERILRDEDWRRQEEARIDREHKFWAKERAWIEARDSALIEALQNLTGKELIKASSREELIASQIHRQSENQNENVSQEVTDNWEESEITRLIQLRTSMEERFQQSGCSQEVMWEEIAAKMICLGYDRSGLMCKEKWDNISNYMKKTNKKRKENSRSCNYFMYNQGGGYCEMNEEETATVRLHQTNESSSPSNSNVGNAVSDSCFRFLLADGDHLWENYGLRLSKGENQ from the exons atggAAATGGAGgatcatcataatcacaatcATCATCACAATCGCCATGACTACGGCGGCATGGCGGATCTGCGGCAGCTCATGAACGGTAGAGCTGCTCATTTCCCTGGAATCCCACAAGCGGCAGAGTTGTTTCAGGGTCATCGGAGTCTCACGCCTGCGCCTCAAGGTCACCACTATGACATGTTGATGGTGGGTCGTCAAGTGAGTGAGTTCATGCCGCGTGGGCTTCAAGATTTTACTactagtattaataataataacaacaacaacaacaacaataataataatagtgcTGCTGTTTCTACTCCAAGTTTTAGTGGGTTTGAAGGTGAAGCAGGTGGTTCTTTTGGAGGAGATGGAGGGACTGGAAGATGGCCGAGACAAGAGACTTTAACACTTCTAGAGATCAGATCTCGTCTAGATTCCAAGTTTAAGGAGGCTAATCAAAAGGGTCCTCTTTGGGATGAAGTTTCTCG GATTATGTCCGAGGAACATGGGTATCAAAGGAGTGGGAAGAAATGCAgagaaaagtttgaaaatttatataaatattataagaagaCAAAGGAAGGGAAAGCTGGAAGACAAGATGGGAAGAACTACCGATTCTTTAGGCAACTTGAGGCTCTCTATGGAGACACCAGCAATTCGGTTTCAGTCCCCGAAACACACCTTGTTGGAACAAGTCTTCGTTTTCGTTCTGCAACCAACACTTGTACTAATCAGGAGAATCAAGAGCTCTTTCACTCTCATCAAAAGCTTTGTGATAGCCATAGCTTCTCTAACTCCTCTGAATTCAATTCTTTGTCGTCGGATGACAATGATTTGAGCACTATGGAGAATGATTCAACGgagaaaaggagaaagaaaagtgGAAGAAGGAGCtggaagatgaagataaaagaatttattgaCTCTCAAATGAGGAAGCTAATGGAGAGACAAGAATCATGGTTGGAGAAACTTACTACGACTCTTGAACAAAAGGAACAAGAGAGGATTTTGAGAGATGAAGATTGGAGGCGACAAGAGGAAGCTCGTATAGATAGAGAGCACAAGTTCTGGGCTAAAGAGAGAGCTTGGATCGAAGCTCGCGATTCTGCTTTAATAGAGGCCTTGCAAAATTTAACCGGAAAAGAATTAATCAAGGCCTCATCACGTGAGGAGCTGATTGCTTCTCAGATTCACAGACAAAGTGAAAACCAGAATGAAAATGTGAGTCAAGAGGTCACTGATAACTGGGAAGAATCTGAGATCACAAGGCTAATACAACTGAGAACAAGCATGGAAGAAAGGTTTCAACAAAGTGGGTGTTCTCAAGAGGTAATGTGGGAGGAAATTGCAGCTAAAATGATTTGTTTAGGATATGACAGGAGTGGCCTAATGTGCAAAGAAAAGTGGGATAACATCAGCAATTACATGAAGAAAACTAACAAGAAACGGAAGGAGAATTCAAGAAGCTGTAATTACTTCATGTACAATCAAGGAGGAGGATATTGTGAGATGAATGAAGAAGAGACAGCGACAGTGAGACTACATCAAACAAATGAAAGTTCTTCCCCGTCAAATTCTAACGTTGGGAATGCTGTGAGTGATAGTTGTTTTCGCTTCCTATTGGCAGATGGAGATCACTTATGGGAAAATTATGGACTGAGGCTGAGCAAGGGAGAAAATCAGTAA